A single Chiloscyllium punctatum isolate Juve2018m chromosome 14, sChiPun1.3, whole genome shotgun sequence DNA region contains:
- the abraxas1 gene encoding BRCA1-A complex subunit Abraxas 1 isoform X2: MAAGEESGGAVSGFLFGSLAFQHLNADSDTEGFLLGEIKAEAKNSITDSQLDDIEVVHTIDIQKHIPCYWLFSFYNSAGEVDERALQKILLNQEKNVIGWYKFRRNTNQTMTFRERLLHRNLQKHLKNQQLVFFLFTSKLSRENGSTHSLEYTLYKPQGSFIERIPISVTNLGMSEQQDYKTFSGPSSAGGYSRAMKKHRLVFFDQEGSLKEVQRIKGMYGTLQEELKTTCLKVEESERSVERLLTDVQRLRKMVSEKKKLYTLIPGERQNHDLVENNIHLCQALKKVFPNSKLLQSVSITRDGQVVPVQCHDEDNRVNVKDTFTRVSAKSIHVSSSERANASGITCKRKAKNCLNRPSRGKKRRTVWPKVRRSASKDSEDSENDSVNILTGSENEGDVLDQYSNDLTPSASPTF; encoded by the exons ATGGCGGCCGGCGAGGAGTCCGGCGGTGCTGTGTCGGGATTCCTGTTCGGTTCGCTCGCCTTCCAGCACCTCAACGCCGACTCGGACACG GAAGGATTTCTCCTCGGGGAAATCAAAGCTGAAGCAAAAAACAGTATAACTGATTCCCAGTTGGATGATATTGAGGTGGTGCACACCATAG ATATACAGAAACATATTCCATGTTACTGGCTATTCAG TTTTTATAACTCTGCTGGTGAGGTGGACGAAAGAGCATTGCAGAAAATACTGTTAAATCAAGAAAAG AATGTAATTGGTTGGTATAAGTTCAGACGTAACACAAATCAGACCATGACATTCCGAGAACGTCTCCTTCACAGGAACCTTCAGAAGCATCTGAAAAACCAACAGTTGGTGTTTTTTCTCTTTACCAGCAAGTTAAGCAGAGAGAATGGCTCCACGCATAGTCTGGAGTATACGCTGTATAAACCCCAGGGAAG TTTTATTGAGCGAATACCTATATCCGTTACCAATCTAGGAATGTCTGAACAACAAGACTACAAAACATTTTCTGGACCGAGTAGTGCAGGTGGCTATAGTCGAGCAATGAAGAAACACAG ACTTGTGTTTTTTGATCAAGAAGGCTCCTTAAAAGAGGTTCAGAGAATTAAAGGAATGTATGGTACACTGCAGGAAGAATTGAAG ACAACTTGTTTAAAGGTAGAAGAAAGTGAACGCTCGGTGGAACGTTTGCTAACTGATGTACAACGACTCAGGAAAATGGTATCTGAGAAGAAAAAGCTGTACACACTGATTCCAG gagagagacagaatcaTGACCTGGTAGAAAACAACATACACTTGTGTCAGGCTTTGAAGAAAGTTTTCCCAAACTCAAAACTTTTACAGTCTGTGTCAATTACGAGAGATGGTCAAGTGGTGCCAGTCCAGTGTCACGACGAAGATAACAGGGTGAACGTAAAGGACACTTTCACTCGAGTCTCAGCCAAAAGCATCCATGTGTCTTCGTCAGAAAGGGCTAATGCTTCTGGGATTACATGTAAACGCAAGGCAAAAAACTGTCTTAATCGCCCAAGTCGGGGTAAAAAACGGAGAACAGTCTGGCCAAAGGTCAGGAGATCAGCAAGTAAAGACAGTGAGGATAGTGAAAATGATTCGGTGAACATACTGACTGGGTCAGAGAATGAAGGGGATGTGCTGGATCAGTACAGCAATGATTTAACGCCTTCAGCTTCACCAACATTCTGA
- the abraxas1 gene encoding BRCA1-A complex subunit Abraxas 1 isoform X1: protein MAAGEESGGAVSGFLFGSLAFQHLNADSDTEGFLLGEIKAEAKNSITDSQLDDIEVVHTIDIQKHIPCYWLFSFYNSAGEVDERALQKILLNQEKNVIGWYKFRRNTNQTMTFRERLLHRNLQKHLKNQQLVFFLFTSKLSRENGSTHSLEYTLYKPQGSFIERIPISVTNLGMSEQQDYKTFSGPSSAGGYSRAMKKHRLVFFDQEGSLKEVQRIKGMYGTLQEELKMLQDLLSFSNYLFLLQITTCLKVEESERSVERLLTDVQRLRKMVSEKKKLYTLIPGERQNHDLVENNIHLCQALKKVFPNSKLLQSVSITRDGQVVPVQCHDEDNRVNVKDTFTRVSAKSIHVSSSERANASGITCKRKAKNCLNRPSRGKKRRTVWPKVRRSASKDSEDSENDSVNILTGSENEGDVLDQYSNDLTPSASPTF from the exons ATGGCGGCCGGCGAGGAGTCCGGCGGTGCTGTGTCGGGATTCCTGTTCGGTTCGCTCGCCTTCCAGCACCTCAACGCCGACTCGGACACG GAAGGATTTCTCCTCGGGGAAATCAAAGCTGAAGCAAAAAACAGTATAACTGATTCCCAGTTGGATGATATTGAGGTGGTGCACACCATAG ATATACAGAAACATATTCCATGTTACTGGCTATTCAG TTTTTATAACTCTGCTGGTGAGGTGGACGAAAGAGCATTGCAGAAAATACTGTTAAATCAAGAAAAG AATGTAATTGGTTGGTATAAGTTCAGACGTAACACAAATCAGACCATGACATTCCGAGAACGTCTCCTTCACAGGAACCTTCAGAAGCATCTGAAAAACCAACAGTTGGTGTTTTTTCTCTTTACCAGCAAGTTAAGCAGAGAGAATGGCTCCACGCATAGTCTGGAGTATACGCTGTATAAACCCCAGGGAAG TTTTATTGAGCGAATACCTATATCCGTTACCAATCTAGGAATGTCTGAACAACAAGACTACAAAACATTTTCTGGACCGAGTAGTGCAGGTGGCTATAGTCGAGCAATGAAGAAACACAG ACTTGTGTTTTTTGATCAAGAAGGCTCCTTAAAAGAGGTTCAGAGAATTAAAGGAATGTATGGTACACTGCAGGAAGAATTGAAG atgctgcaagacctgctgagtttctccaactatTTGTTTTTACTTCAGATC ACAACTTGTTTAAAGGTAGAAGAAAGTGAACGCTCGGTGGAACGTTTGCTAACTGATGTACAACGACTCAGGAAAATGGTATCTGAGAAGAAAAAGCTGTACACACTGATTCCAG gagagagacagaatcaTGACCTGGTAGAAAACAACATACACTTGTGTCAGGCTTTGAAGAAAGTTTTCCCAAACTCAAAACTTTTACAGTCTGTGTCAATTACGAGAGATGGTCAAGTGGTGCCAGTCCAGTGTCACGACGAAGATAACAGGGTGAACGTAAAGGACACTTTCACTCGAGTCTCAGCCAAAAGCATCCATGTGTCTTCGTCAGAAAGGGCTAATGCTTCTGGGATTACATGTAAACGCAAGGCAAAAAACTGTCTTAATCGCCCAAGTCGGGGTAAAAAACGGAGAACAGTCTGGCCAAAGGTCAGGAGATCAGCAAGTAAAGACAGTGAGGATAGTGAAAATGATTCGGTGAACATACTGACTGGGTCAGAGAATGAAGGGGATGTGCTGGATCAGTACAGCAATGATTTAACGCCTTCAGCTTCACCAACATTCTGA